The DNA region AACATGAGGGTTAAACTAAATGCTTAAAGCTTTGCTCTTGAAGCAAAACCAGTTGAACGTCACCGAGGTGGTGAGGAAAACCACGTGTGACTCTTGAAGTGTGCTTCAGTTTAGGAGAGCGTTTTCTGTGGTAACAGCACTTTCTGTCAGGTTTCTTTTTGATATGGAGCGCAGACAGAGGCAGGCGGCTCTCTCTTTCCTCAACAACATCTCGGTCGATGGAAAAGCAGCGGAGACGACCGGGGCTCAGAGTCGAGCTGAGGATGGCCCCGCATTCTCGCTTTTAACATCTGCTCAACCATCAACATCTGCAGGAGAACAGCAGCCCGGTAAAGAGGAGGAGTGTGGAGGTCAGACGAGGAGCGAAGTCAAGACATCTCTTCTGGACAGGGAGAACATCTCCAGAGAGATTCAGAGGTTGAGCAGTTTAGCTGGATCAatgacaaaaattatatatatataaaatatatatatatatatatatatatatatatatatatatatatatatatatatatacttttcaaTTAAGTGATTttggtgcatttaaaaaaatgtcaggtGGCGCGACTGTGAGTcatcttaaaaatgaatgtattataatttgtaaAGTGTTTAGAAACAAAgcatttactgtttttttgcaaattgttATTTCATATCTTTGTTCtaagttcaaataaatacaaataggtaaatgctttgtttctaaataatttatttattgagaaCTTTTAAAGATTTGATAAGCAAGCttgatatttttcaaatactaatatatatacatatatatatatatatatatatatatatatatatatatatatatatatatatatatataaattcatattatacttttcagtgaattgattttagtgtattttcatgtagctttaaaaaaaatgtcaggtgGTGCgactgtgatttatttaaaattctaatatgAATTTATGCGTACTTATTCTTAATGTTTGAACAATTGCAATaggtgttatttattttgtgagcACTGCaatgtagtatttattttatttgtcttttcttttcttctttcttttcttacaGCAAGCCTTTTAAGTGTCATGAGACCAAGGAGCAGCAGACGAGttcatttcatcaaaaacatgaGACAACACGATACTCGCAATGGAAGGTATATTCCATATATAATATtaccatttattagtgctataagcacatattaatgcttttttctacATGACCTTAGTCTACATCCCTAATTTTATCCAATGATTTTAAACAAGTCGCAATTAATAGTGTCACATATTTACAATATGATACATATGTGTGCCATATGTGTTGGagtgttaccaaaatgttttctaaaccagtagatttatgtaaatataaccGTCTTTACGCAGTATTGAGTGAGATCTGCGTCAGCAGACCGAAACACAACAGCAGGACCGAGTGGCTCTTCTGAGGAGAACAGCACGTGTTTATGACAGCGTTTCTAAGATCAGCTTTGAATGAATCTTTCAAAGCActaatttagattaaaaagtGTTCAATTAAAGGGTAGAAAAGATGTGAAGTACATTGAAAGGGAACGCTCTGCAAACACTGAAGTCATTCTAAAACAGGTAATAATGTTGGTGTTCCCGTAGGATAGTTTTGATCAGCGCCAGAAGAGCTCTGTACGGGATGTTTTCTGTCCTGCCCTATCGAGACTTCAGCCAGATCCAGTGAGTCCTGCTTCTATTTACATCAGATTTTGACTACAGGTCATCTCAGACCCATGTGTCGTCTACAGCGATCAAAGGATAGACTGCGTCCATCAGAAGATCTTCAGCGGAGCGTCTGGAGAAGCTGTGATTGGTTTCTATGCTGCCGAACCTGGAGACAAGGGCAAGGTGAGGTCCAGATACTCATTCGGTCCATTCTGGATTTTAGGTTTCTAATATGACTAATATTTAGTTTCTCAATCATCAGACGGTGTCGTACACAAACCTTCTCTCTCACACGAATGCTTTGAGCGGCAGCAGTGGTGCCGACATCTTCTCACAGCATTCTGGGTCAcagtgtgttttgagttcagcGTGTGACGTCCTCGCTCAGACCGGAGTAAAGAGAGGTTAGTGAGGAATTGTTCACATTGCTGTCTTGTGTACTtcttttaatacataaataaagcttttagaCACATATCAATTTAGGAGTGACAGCACATTTAGTTTTACATATAAAGTGCacattagtttattatttttatttatataaaaatgtttattttacgtTTATTATAAGTGCacattagtttattattaattgaatttttttcactTCAAGAATTCTAGAATTTATgtatacatgtttatttattaaatcattcataattttttggaagaattaagcattaattaagaattaagttttgtgtgtgtgtgaaaaaaatatataataaaaaaaaaaaaggtcctgctgcagcaaagctaaccaaaaaaataaaatatatatatatatatatatatatatatatatatatgcatgtgtgcatgtgtgtgaaaaaacatttttaatatatttttatttttaataatttttataaagtttgtttatatatatatatatatatatatatatatatatatatatatatatatatataaatacattatatttttatagaacttatagaaaatatgcatttttttattatgaaaagacttttcttattatgctattatgtattttttcaaaataacttaatttcCGTTCTTCcttcattctgttgttttaattaaataataaaaatatatataaaaaatatttttttaaatatatattttagcttttaataaaaaaaagaattccaGAAATCCCTTTATTTATAATCTTTTTTACGAACACGCAGGATTCAAAGGGAAAAACATCGATGACTATGACCCAAATCTTCTGGATGATCCACAGTGGCCATGTGGGAAACACAAACGAGTGCTGGTCTTTCCGTCTTATATGGTGAGAATAAAATCAGTCGACGCACATGAAGCCTGTCACACAGCATCATATTTCTTCATAATGTTATTATAGTAACATTTCGCATACGTCacatatgctttattttgtatCTCATGAATGAAGTTCAAAATAATTAGAGATGTGTATTGATTTTTTCAGACGACGGTCATTGAATACGTGAAGCCGTCCGACCTGAAGAAAGACATGAACGAAACATTCAGCGAAAAGTTTCCACACGTTCAACTGACCCTCAGCAAAATCAGAAGGTAAAGACTCACAGTTACCCAGCTTAAGCATTTTTACTGTACCTCTTACTTTCTTTTACCGTGGCGTTCTCAGCCTGAAAAGAGAGATCCGTAAATTAGCCCAGGAGGATTGTGGGTATGAAGAACCGACCATTGCGATGGCTTACATCTATTTTGAAAAGCTCGCCCTGCACGGTAAACTAGACAAGCAGAATCGTAAACTTTGCGCCGGAGCCTGTATCCTGCTCGCTGCCAAGATAAGCAATGACCTCAAGAGGCCGGAGGTCAAACACCTCATAGATGTACGTAAAGCTATATCAATATCCGCCGAATCAATCTGAAGGAGCATGTTCATTCATTTCTCACTGGATGTGCGTTAGAGACTGGAGGAGCGTCTGCGGCTGAGTCGCAGGGATCTTCTATCGCTGGAGTTTCCTGTGCTGGTGGCTCTCGAGTTTAAACTGCATCTGCCTGAGCGCGAGATCTTACCACACTACAGACGCCTCTGTCAGACCCCCTGAATCCAGACCAGACCGGACCCTCAAGACCCGCAGCATTCCTGCTCTTCAATGTTTTAGAAGTTTGTTTCGTGAGCTACACaccatgtaaatatattagtgttgttaagaaatgtaagttttatttacataatatatgtaccatgtaaaaatatattatgtatatacacatgtaaaaattaagactgtgttttatgtttattagttttatattatgtatataatatatgtatgtatgcatgtatgtgtatatttattatgtattatgtattaagataaacacatttatatataagaatatatatatatatatatatatatatatatatatatgtatatgtatatatatatatatatatatatatatatatatatatatatatatatatatatatatatatatatatatatatatgtatatatatatatatatatatatgttatatatatatatatatatatatatatatatatatatatatatatatatgtatatatatatatatatatatatatatatatatatatatatatatatatatatatatatatatatatatatatatatatatatatatatatatatatatatatatatatatatatatatatatatgtatatatatatatatatatatatatatatatatatatatatatatatatatatatatatatatatatatatatatatatatatatatatatatatatatatatatatatatatatatatatatatatatatatatatatatatatatatatatatatatatatatatatatatatatatatatatatatatgtatatatatatatatatatatatatatatatatatatatatgtatatatatatatatatatatatatatatatatatatatatatatatatatatatatatatatatatatatatatatatatatatatatatatatatatgtatatatatgtatatatatatatatatatatatatatatatatatatatatatgtatatatatatatgtatatatatatatatatatgtatatatatatatatgtatatatatatatatatatatatatatatatatatatatatatatatatatatatatatatatatatatatatatatatatatatatatatatatatatatatatatatatatatatatatatatatatgtatatatatatatatgtatatatatatatatatatatatatatatatatatatatatatatatatatatatatatatatatatatatatatatatatatatatatatatatatatatatatatatatatatatatgtatatatatatatatatgtatatatatatatatgtatatatatatatatatatatatatatatatatatatatatatatatatatatatatatgtatatatatatgtatatatatgtatgtatatatatatatatatatgtatgtatgtatgtatatatatatatatatatatatatatatatatatatatatatatatatatatatatatgtatatatgtatatatatgtatgtatatatatatgtatgtatgtatgtatgtatgtatgtatgtatatgtaataaaatacacacacacacataataaatatacacagtacacacacatatactacatgaacaaaaacttattttggaatgcgattaatcatttgacagcactaaaataaagatatgtaatattttattttattgcttctCTGTTctgatataattttatttattgacatgaggaaaaaaacagatggtcaatgaaatgcttttatttaatgttgcaaaaactgatttaaaaatactaagaaaagtatgaaataacttttcttatttttaactcAGTTTTATAATAGAATACAATACATGGGTCAATTTCATAACAGAAGCTTTAGAAATGCAGCATCATAAAATGTGGCTCCAGAATACAGTAAATGTCAATCATTTCAAACAGAATCACAGTATTTTTTGGAGGTCTCAATTTTAGGACTTTTTTCTATATTGAAAAACTCTTTATATTATAACCGTCAATCAATCTGCAATAATTGTGAATCATGTTAACGTAGAAAGCATTTTACATATAACACTAACATGTTTATTTCGACTGACATTacgtaaaaatgaaaagcagagAGTTATAGGTGTAAGAGTACTGATGAAAGGTGTGACAGTATTCAGGATATGATCCAGGACACTCAAAAGTAAACACTGCAGGACATTGATGTGCAAAGCTTGAACACTAGCAACAATTATTATGTTgctgtgaacaaaaaaaatctgaatcaagAGACTACTATGAACTGGCCATATTAAAATGCAGGATTAACAGAATCATGGTAAACCTGGTATTTTTTTCCTGCTCTTTCTGGTTTACCGTGTAACTATGAAAGCACGTTTccaccacagaataaaaaaagatgtgactttttatctcccAATTCGCAAATAAGTTTAAAGctcacatttttaattcagaGTTTAcgttttgcttctttttttttgaccacaaaataaaaaagataacttAAAGTTCTCACAGTTCAGACCTTTATTCCATAAACTGCtaatatcttttaaattaatttttgcttTAACAGATTTTCGAGAAAacgtcagaattgtgaaatataaacttaaagaagtaacaaaaaatatataattaaataataaagatttttttattttttattttttttatcttggggtggaaacaagcttccatatgCTGCTCAAACtacaacatgcaaaaataaaaaaaagaagaagttgtaaagtgaaaataatCTCAATGAGGCAATTTTTCTTTGGTCAACTGATAAAACTCCTGTAAAGACCTGGAGTGACTTATTTGGAGAATCTTTAAAGGCACTGGCCATATTCATCAACAAACTTATTTAAACCTGTCTGAATACACAAACAAGGCCTCTCCGGCATAGTTCAGGGTGATGctaataagaaaaaacaaaaacaatataacatttctgtcattatttcgCGTCATACTGTAAGCAAACAGATAGCTTAAACTCTATAGCAGTTGGGAACTCACCAGCACAGAGTCACGGGGCTGAGCGCAGTGTCGAAGGCagaaagggaaagagaaagGCCCGATGCCAGTATCTGCACacaaggagaaaaagaaatccAATGCaccatttattacatttacatttttattacaagcGCCGCAATGCACGTGATGTGAATCCGGGCCTGGCGCTCTAACAGTCCCGTCTGGACATACTCGATATAATTGCgcttcaaaaatataattttaaag from Puntigrus tetrazona isolate hp1 chromosome 24, ASM1883169v1, whole genome shotgun sequence includes:
- the LOC122330179 gene encoding CDK5 and ABL1 enzyme substrate 1-like — encoded protein: MERRQRQAALSFLNNISVDGKAAETTGAQSRAEDGPAFSLLTSAQPSTSAGEQQPGKEEECGASLLSVMRPRSSRRVHFIKNMRQHDTRNGRIVLISARRALYGMFSVLPYRDFSQIHDQRIDCVHQKIFSGASGEAVIGFYAAEPGDKGKTVSYTNLLSHTNALSGSSGADIFSQHSGSQCVLSSACDVLAQTGVKRGFKGKNIDDYDPNLLDDPQWPCGKHKRVLVFPSYMTTVIEYVKPSDLKKDMNETFSEKFPHVQLTLSKIRR
- the LOC122330180 gene encoding CDK5 and ABL1 enzyme substrate 1-like, producing the protein FYRGVLSLKREIRKLAQEDCGYEEPTIAMAYIYFEKLALHGKLDKQNRKLCAGACILLAAKISNDLKRPEVKHLIDRLEERLRLSRRDLLSLEFPVLVALEFKLHLPEREILPHYRRLCQTP